CCGATCCGTCGTCAGAACCTCATCAAACCCATGACCATGCCGACGGCCAGACCGCCCAGGTGGGCAGCGTTGGCGATGGGACCGAGGAAGCCGGTGAAGCAGATGACCAACCAGGCCAGCATGATCACCACGTTCCGGGAGTCGATGTTCAACCCCTCTTCTGGGTGGTTCTCGCCCATCATCCAGATATAGCCGAAGAGGGCGTAGACGACGCCGGAAAGGCCGCCCCAGGGTGGGCTCGCACGCAGGCCCAGCATGCCCTCCTGCCAGTTCTCAATGTATGCGTACTCAGCGAAGTTCGACAGGATCGCCGAGACGACGATCAACGTCAGCAACTTCCAGGAGCCGCGTCTCACCTCGATGGCCGTGCCCAACGCCATCATCCACAGGCCGTTGAACAAGATGTGCCACGGGCCGAAGTGGAGGAAGATCGGGGTGACCGCCCGCCAAACCTGGCCGCCCATGATGTCGGCCAGTCCCTTGTGGGGGCGGAGGATCGCCGGCGACCCGCGCCAGTCGTAGTACCCCAGCCATGCGGTGGTCTGTCTTCCGTAGGACGAGTGCTGAAGCGT
This sequence is a window from Paludisphaera rhizosphaerae. Protein-coding genes within it:
- a CDS encoding rhomboid family intramembrane serine protease, translated to MRLIGEIPSNLDPRILEDHLLGQGMKSRIDRRPDGWAVWIINEDHVAAASKELQDFVADPDDPRFRANASKAREVRKETAKKEREFRKNNRDSGDIWGAPTFRRRPVTVVVVIIAAVVFTLQHSSYGRQTTAWLGYYDWRGSPAILRPHKGLADIMGGQVWRAVTPIFLHFGPWHILFNGLWMMALGTAIEVRRGSWKLLTLIVVSAILSNFAEYAYIENWQEGMLGLRASPPWGGLSGVVYALFGYIWMMGENHPEEGLNIDSRNVVIMLAWLVICFTGFLGPIANAAHLGGLAVGMVMGLMRF